The following proteins come from a genomic window of Chiroxiphia lanceolata isolate bChiLan1 chromosome 16, bChiLan1.pri, whole genome shotgun sequence:
- the MPV17L gene encoding mpv17-like protein — protein sequence MAGALLRGVRRFPWLCNVLLYGGLFAAGDAAQQLLRRRGGHPPDWAQTRRVALVALAFHGNFSYVWLRALERALPGRRPPAVLGKVLCDQLLGAPVAVLAFYTGMSILQRKEDIFSDCKKKFWNTYKTGLMYWPFVQLSNFILIPVHLRTAYTGLCGFVWASFICFSQQSGDGTAKSAFMWLQGENVNADEEPSEKKEL from the exons ATGGCCGGGGCGCTGCTCCGCGGGGTGCGGCGCTTCCCCTGGCTCTGCAACGTGCTGCTCTACGGGGGGCTGTTCGCGGCGGGGGACGCGGCGCAGCAGCTGCTGCGGCGGCGGGGGGGACACCCGCCCGACTGGGCGCAGACGCGGCGAGTGGCGCTGGTGGCCCTCGCCTTCCACGGCAACTTCAGCTACGTGTGGCTGCGGGCGCTGGAGCGGGCGCTgcccggccgccgcccgcccgccgtGCTCGGCAAGGTGCTCTGCGACCAGCTCCTGGGAGCGCCCGTCGCCGTGCTCGCCTTCTACACGG GTATGAGCATCCTTCAGAGGAAAGAGGACATCTTTTCAGactgtaaaaagaaattttggaaTACGTATAAG acagGACTGATGTACTGGCCTTTTGTGCAG CTCTCAAACTTCATTTTGATCCCTGTCCACCTGAGAACAGCTTACACTGGGCTCTGTGGCTTTGTCTGGGCTtccttcatttgcttttcccaACAGAGTGGAGATGGCACAGCAAAGTCAGCATTTATGTGGCTCCAAGGAGAGAATGTCAATGCAGATGAAGAAccatcagagaaaaaagaactttaa